One Brassica napus cultivar Da-Ae chromosome C4, Da-Ae, whole genome shotgun sequence genomic region harbors:
- the LOC106424186 gene encoding cysteine-rich repeat secretory protein 34-like, with protein sequence MTFSFSLSKQFVFFILAMPFLVIHSVSSLNLTNEYLNHKCLFDQGKYSSGSKYEKNLNHAFHIMRDETFAETGFSHTSIGTPPDSVTVMLQCRGDTYGSKCHTCSDIALAGLRKRCPRNKGGLIWYDQCFLYISTIGEEIPYRTNYKDIFSMHNHNNVRGDVKNFTKRAMDFFSELTLKVEKTVHDGLGLIFYSAGEKKLGKNKLYAMVQCIGLTLDCKSCLTLSIKKLFENGNIKQGARVLGSNCDVRYELYPFLRS encoded by the exons atgacattttcattttctctatctaaacaatttgttttctttattttggcCATGCCTTTCCTCGTCATACATAGTGTTTCGTCACTGAACCTTACCAATGAGTATCTCAACCACAAATGCCTCTTTGATCAAGGGAAATATAGCTCAGGGAGTAAGTACGAAAAAAACCTCAACCATGCCTTCCACATCATGCGTGATGAAACTTTTGCTGAGACTGGTTTTTCACACACAAGTATTGGAACACCTCCTGATTCTGTCACTGTCATGCTCCAGTGCCGTGGTGACACCTATGGGTCTAAATGTCATACATGCTCCGACATCGCACTCGCGGGG CTTCGTAAGAGATGTCCAAGAAACAAAGGAGGACTAATATGGTACGACCAATGTTTTCTCTATATTAGTACGATCGGTGAAGAAATTCCATATAGGACTAACTACAAGGATATTTTTTCTATGCACAACCACAATAACGTGAGAGGCGATGTAAAAAATTTCACCAAGAGAGCGATGGATTTTTTCTCTGAACTAACACTTAAAGTCGAGAAAACCGTCCATGATGGCCTCGGCCTCATATTTTACTCGGCAGGAGAAAAGAAGCtcggaaaaaataaattatatgcaATGGTGCAGTGTATAGGACTAACATTAGATTGTAAAAGTTGTTTGACGTTGAGTATCAAGAAGCTTTTTGAGAACGGAAATATTAAACAAGGAGCGAGAGTTTTGGGTTCAAACTGTGATGTAAGGTATGAGTTATACCCTTTTCTTAGAAGTTAA
- the LOC125585546 gene encoding putative cysteine-rich repeat secretory protein 37, with amino-acid sequence MKVSYSLSKRFLFSILAMPFFMIHSVSSLNLTNEYLNHKCLLDQGKYNSGSEYEDNLNRLFRKVSSDAYAVIGFTHTSIGTSTPDFLTITLQCRGDSIGSNCHTCADSAISEFRKRCPKNKGGIIWYDQCFLYVTTIKEEIPIKTNYENIFSMYNSNNVRGDVHFFAKRVMDFLSELTLKVEKTIKGVHVILYAAGEKKLGKNKLYAMVQCIQLTLDCKSCLEWSIKELFKNSDIKQGARVLGTNCGVRYELYPFLRS; translated from the exons ATGAAAGTTTCATATTCTTTATCCAAACGTTTTCTTTTCTCTATTTTGGCTATGCCATTCTTCATGATACATAGTGTTTCATCATTGAACCTTACCAATGAGTATCTCAATCATAAATGCCTCCTTGATCAAGGGAAATATAACTCTGGAAGTGAGTACGAGGACAACCTCAACCGTCTCTTTCGTAAAGTTAGTAGTGATGCTTATGCTGTGATCGGTTTCACACACACAAGTATTGGAACATCGACTCCCGATTTTCTTACCATCACTCTCCAGTGTCGTGGTGACTCTATTGGGTCTAATTGCCATACATGCGCTGACAGCGCAATCTCGGAG TTTCGTAAGAGATGTCCGAAGAACAAAGGAGGAATAATATGGTACGACCAATGTTTTCTCTATGTTACTACAATCAAAGAAGAAATTCCAATCAAAACTAATTACGAGAATATTTTTTCTATGTACAACTCAAATAACGTGAGAGGAGATGTACATTTTTTTGCCAAGAGGGTGATGGATTTTTTATCTGAGCTCACACTTAAAGTCGAGAAAACAATCAAGGGCGTTCACGTCATATTATACGCGGCAGGGGAAAAGAAGCTTGggaaaaataaattgtatgCAATGGTGCAGTGCATACAACTAACATTAGATTGTAAGAGTTGTTTGGAATGGAGTATCAAAGAGCTTTTCAAAAACAGTGACATTAAACAAGGAGCAAGAGTTTTGGGTACGAATTGCGGTGTAAGATATGAACTATACCCTTTTCTTAGGAGCTAA